The Raphanus sativus cultivar WK10039 chromosome 2, ASM80110v3, whole genome shotgun sequence genome includes a region encoding these proteins:
- the LOC108840879 gene encoding protein CYSTEINE-RICH TRANSMEMBRANE MODULE 10-like has translation MYQDQQHPVGAPPPQGYPPKEGYPPQGYPPAGYPPPQGYGQAYPAQGYPPPQYPQGPPPQYSYQGPPPPQYGQAPQKKKKDKDSGFVEGCLAMLCCCCLLEACF, from the exons ATGTATCAAGATCAACAGCATCCCGTTGGTGCTCCTCCTCCTCAAG GGTATCCTCCAAAGGAAGGATATCCACCACAGGGATATCCTCCGGCAGGTTATCCTCCACCGCAGGGATATGGTCAGGCATATCCAGCACAAGGTTATCCTCCACCTCAGTATCCTCAAGGTCCTCCACCTCAGTATTCTTATCAGGGTCCTCCGCCGCCACAGTATGGTCAGGCTccgcaaaagaagaagaaagacaagGACTCAGGATTTGTTGAAGGATG TTTGGCTATGCTCTGCTGTTGCTGTCTCTTGGAAGCTTGCTTTTGA
- the LOC108841228 gene encoding uncharacterized protein LOC108841228: MKGGSIEKENSLVWLVKAPFRFLIMARDAYMRSITACSGTGILTGGGSSGFGQLSGNFQICDPPSTALPRSFTLSSAVRDQVCRTGCGQLTTAARQTLPLDRRRNYRCVTVMGRIEEEVSCDDESEEDH; the protein is encoded by the coding sequence atGAAAGGAGGAAGCATAGAGAAAGAAAACAGTTTAGTATGGTTGGTGAAGGCTCCTTTCCGTTTCTTAATCATGGCACGTGACGCCTACATGCGCAGCATTACGGCATGCTCTGGTACCGGAATCCTTACTGGCGGTGGATCTTCTGGTTTTGGTCAGCTTTCCGGGAACTTCCAAATCTGCGATCCACCTAGCACCGCTCTTCCTAGAAGCTTTACCTTGTCGTCTGCGGTACGTGATCAAGTCTGTCGGACAGGTTGTGGACAGCTTACGACGGCGGCGAGACAAACGTTGCCGTTAGATCGTCGGAGGAATTATAGATGTGTGACCGTGATGGGAAGAATCGAGGAAGAGGTTTCTTGTGATGATGAGTCTGAGGAAGATCATTGA